A DNA window from Variovorax sp. J2L1-78 contains the following coding sequences:
- a CDS encoding GNAT family N-acetyltransferase encodes MTHATPASFTIRRLRVNEAAASIEALADVLIDCVEGGASVSFMQPLPREKALAFWQSVAEGVARNERVLLVAEDADGAIVGTVQLITAMPENQPHRAEVAKMLVHRRARKQGLAQRLMTAVEAAACDEGKTVLVLDTATGGDAERLYERANWRRAGMVPNYALMPDGAYCSTTFFYKQL; translated from the coding sequence ATGACCCATGCTACCCCTGCTTCATTTACCATCCGGCGCTTGCGCGTCAACGAGGCGGCCGCCAGTATCGAAGCACTGGCCGACGTGCTGATTGACTGCGTGGAGGGTGGTGCGTCGGTCAGCTTCATGCAGCCTCTGCCACGCGAGAAGGCCCTGGCTTTTTGGCAGAGCGTCGCTGAAGGGGTGGCTCGCAACGAGCGCGTGCTGCTGGTAGCGGAAGACGCGGATGGCGCCATCGTGGGGACAGTTCAGCTCATCACTGCCATGCCCGAGAACCAGCCTCATCGCGCCGAGGTGGCCAAAATGTTGGTCCATCGCCGAGCCCGAAAGCAGGGCTTGGCACAACGCCTCATGACGGCAGTGGAGGCCGCCGCGTGTGACGAGGGCAAGACGGTGCTCGTACTAGACACCGCGACCGGAGGCGATGCGGAACGGTTGTATGAGCGCGCAAATTGGCGTCGGGCCGGTATGGTGCCCAACTATGCCTTGATGCCGGACGGCGCGTATTGCAGCACCACGTTCTTCTACAAACAGCTTTAA
- a CDS encoding shikimate kinase — protein MTPIVHLVGPGGSGKTSAGPLLAQRLGWQFVDLDERFMSREGSIGASIEASGYSGYAKRNIAVYRAVKRSLVCPTVLALSSGFLTYPEDVDTEYPALRRSIESDASTALLLPAFELEACVEIIVRRQLSRPYLPGNRASEERRIRERFPMFMALPCARFRSDASPDETASRIERFVRRRSYLEQAQ, from the coding sequence ATGACACCCATTGTTCACCTCGTCGGTCCTGGCGGTTCTGGTAAGACTTCCGCTGGCCCGCTTTTAGCTCAGCGGCTCGGCTGGCAGTTCGTCGACCTCGATGAGCGCTTTATGTCACGGGAAGGCAGCATTGGCGCGTCCATCGAGGCGTCCGGCTACAGCGGCTATGCGAAGCGGAACATAGCTGTGTATCGCGCGGTCAAGCGCTCGCTGGTATGCCCGACGGTTCTGGCCCTCTCCTCGGGATTTCTGACGTACCCCGAGGACGTTGACACCGAGTATCCGGCGCTCCGTCGTTCCATCGAAAGCGACGCATCGACCGCACTGCTGCTGCCCGCATTTGAGCTCGAAGCATGCGTTGAAATCATCGTGCGGCGACAACTCTCAAGGCCCTACCTCCCTGGCAATCGAGCAAGCGAGGAGCGACGGATACGGGAGCGGTTCCCGATGTTCATGGCGTTGCCCTGCGCTCGGTTTCGAAGCGATGCGTCTCCAGACGAAACTGCGTCGCGAATCGAACGATTCGTACGCAGGCGTTCGTACCTTGAGCAGGCGCAATAG
- a CDS encoding phytanoyl-CoA dioxygenase family protein: protein MAGKAFNPSELDSFHRQGYLRLNGVHSKARMEALKEKILRELSRLRIWDGGKSIGGSLQSMTPFQQIAKLSSMVKVDVHDVLNIPEIHSAIVGLTDRTPLAEQGSQPLLSLAHQGRWSLNSLNWHVDIASTPTDRIPGVQAFHLIDDVVPHGGATLALARSHRMTAGAFGRLRGSLKKPADIQEVLLASDTEIIEMSGQVGDVFLMDMRVLHTPSINSSKNIRMMATTRFGLRS, encoded by the coding sequence ATGGCAGGCAAAGCATTCAACCCGTCAGAACTCGACTCCTTTCATAGGCAAGGGTATTTGCGATTGAACGGCGTTCACTCGAAGGCCCGTATGGAAGCGCTCAAGGAGAAAATTCTCCGGGAGCTTTCACGCCTCAGAATCTGGGATGGAGGGAAAAGTATCGGCGGTTCGCTGCAATCCATGACGCCTTTTCAGCAGATTGCCAAGTTGTCCTCGATGGTGAAGGTGGACGTGCATGACGTTCTCAACATCCCCGAAATTCACAGCGCAATCGTTGGCCTCACCGACAGGACTCCTCTGGCAGAGCAGGGCTCGCAGCCCTTGCTTTCCCTTGCGCACCAAGGGCGCTGGTCGCTGAATAGCTTGAACTGGCATGTTGATATCGCGTCAACGCCAACCGACAGAATTCCCGGCGTTCAGGCTTTTCACCTGATTGACGACGTCGTCCCGCACGGAGGAGCGACGTTGGCACTGGCGCGTTCGCACCGCATGACGGCCGGAGCATTCGGTCGTCTTCGTGGCTCGCTGAAAAAGCCCGCCGACATCCAAGAAGTTCTGCTCGCCTCCGACACCGAAATCATCGAAATGTCGGGGCAGGTAGGCGATGTTTTTCTGATGGACATGCGCGTACTGCACACCCCGTCCATCAACTCCTCCAAGAACATCAGGATGATGGCGACAACACGTTTCGGTCTGCGCAGCTAG
- the kdsA gene encoding 3-deoxy-8-phosphooctulonate synthase, with amino-acid sequence MTTVAITPAITVNNSDGFVLFGGVNVLESKDMALRAAEEYVRVTRKLGIPYVFKASFDKANRSSIHSFRGPGLEEGLKIFEAVKAEFGVPVLTDVHEPWQANPVAEVVDVLQLPAFLARQTDLVVALAKTGKVINVKKPQFLSPSQVLNIVEKIREAGSSPVILCDRGTCFGYDNLVVDMLGFGAMKKVTGNLPVIFDVTHALQQREANAAVSGGRREQVVELARAGLAVGLAGLFLEAHPDPALAKCDGPSALPLDQLEPFLAQLKALDDLVKSFAPLHIRA; translated from the coding sequence TTGACGACAGTCGCCATCACCCCCGCAATCACCGTCAACAACAGCGATGGCTTTGTCCTGTTTGGTGGCGTGAACGTGCTCGAGTCAAAGGACATGGCTCTGCGTGCTGCAGAGGAATACGTCCGAGTAACCCGAAAACTAGGTATCCCATACGTCTTCAAGGCAAGTTTCGACAAGGCGAATCGGTCGTCAATCCATTCCTTCCGAGGGCCCGGCTTGGAGGAGGGCCTGAAAATTTTTGAGGCCGTTAAGGCTGAGTTCGGTGTTCCCGTCCTCACCGACGTGCACGAGCCCTGGCAGGCGAATCCCGTCGCCGAAGTGGTGGACGTGCTACAGCTGCCTGCCTTTCTCGCCCGCCAGACTGATTTGGTTGTCGCTCTTGCCAAAACGGGCAAGGTCATCAACGTCAAGAAGCCCCAATTTTTGAGCCCGTCGCAAGTGCTCAACATCGTCGAGAAAATCAGAGAGGCGGGAAGCTCCCCCGTCATTCTGTGTGACCGAGGAACCTGTTTCGGCTACGACAACCTGGTGGTGGACATGCTTGGCTTCGGTGCCATGAAGAAGGTCACCGGGAACCTGCCCGTCATCTTCGACGTTACCCATGCCCTCCAGCAACGCGAAGCGAACGCAGCGGTTTCTGGGGGGCGACGTGAGCAAGTGGTTGAACTTGCGCGTGCCGGCCTAGCCGTAGGTTTGGCGGGCCTCTTTCTGGAAGCTCACCCTGACCCCGCGCTGGCCAAATGTGACGGTCCCAGCGCTCTGCCGTTGGACCAGTTGGAGCCATTTCTCGCGCAGCTGAAGGCGCTGGACGACTTGGTGAAGTCGTTTGCGCCCCTGCATATTCGCGCCTGA
- a CDS encoding PepSY-associated TM helix domain-containing protein, producing the protein MSRIVMRRLWVDLHRYVGLVLAGFLIVAGATGSLLAWNDELEAFVSPHLFRVAEPSPDALRLDPLVIRAQLQAAYPHALAVRVPLAQEPGRSLLFMLRSRPDGAGHAAQAVPNDQVFVDPYTGRVLGERKWGDLSQGMKNLMPFIYRLHYSLALGVVGTIGFGIVALLWTLDCFVGAYLTLPAPHRTPATTGRRRPSWLLRWWPAWRLRRSGGYRLNVDLHRAGGLWTWAMLFVLAWSGVAFNLPQVYEPAMRAAFTHQPGLESLPKLAASRIEPAMGWAEALSTARRLMVQQARERGFEVLGEKALIYDPVRGLYRYDVRSSRDIRSPGGNTRMAMDGASGTFKGLWLPTGAAAGDTVKTWLTNLHMASMWGWPMKLFVCALGLVVTMLCVTGAVIWSRKRKARRSARIT; encoded by the coding sequence GTGAGTCGCATCGTCATGCGCCGCCTCTGGGTCGACCTGCACCGGTATGTGGGGTTGGTACTTGCCGGCTTCCTGATCGTTGCCGGAGCGACCGGCAGCCTGCTCGCGTGGAACGACGAACTGGAGGCCTTCGTCAGCCCGCACTTGTTCCGCGTGGCTGAGCCGTCGCCCGATGCGCTGCGGCTGGACCCGCTCGTGATCCGCGCCCAGTTGCAGGCCGCGTATCCCCACGCGCTCGCTGTGCGCGTGCCACTCGCACAGGAGCCCGGACGCTCGCTCCTGTTCATGCTCCGAAGCAGGCCGGATGGCGCAGGCCACGCTGCGCAAGCAGTGCCGAACGACCAAGTGTTCGTCGACCCCTATACCGGGCGAGTGCTCGGCGAGCGGAAATGGGGCGATCTCTCCCAGGGAATGAAGAACCTGATGCCCTTCATCTACCGGCTGCACTATTCGCTCGCCCTGGGTGTCGTCGGGACCATCGGCTTCGGGATCGTTGCGTTGCTTTGGACGCTCGATTGCTTTGTCGGTGCCTATCTGACATTGCCTGCGCCCCATCGAACGCCTGCCACGACCGGACGCCGGCGACCGTCGTGGCTCTTGCGTTGGTGGCCTGCATGGAGGCTGCGTCGAAGTGGCGGCTACAGGCTGAATGTCGACTTGCATCGTGCCGGCGGCCTGTGGACATGGGCGATGCTGTTCGTCCTGGCCTGGAGCGGCGTCGCTTTCAATCTTCCCCAGGTCTACGAGCCGGCGATGAGAGCCGCTTTCACGCATCAACCCGGCCTCGAGTCGCTGCCCAAACTCGCCGCGTCGCGTATCGAGCCTGCGATGGGCTGGGCAGAGGCGCTCTCGACCGCACGCCGCCTGATGGTGCAACAGGCCCGCGAGCGCGGGTTCGAGGTCCTGGGCGAGAAAGCGCTGATCTACGACCCGGTGCGCGGGCTGTACCGATACGACGTGAGAAGCAGCCGCGACATCCGCAGCCCGGGCGGCAACACGCGCATGGCGATGGACGGCGCCTCCGGCACCTTCAAAGGCCTATGGCTGCCGACCGGTGCCGCCGCCGGCGACACAGTCAAGACGTGGCTCACCAACCTGCACATGGCGTCGATGTGGGGCTGGCCGATGAAGCTGTTCGTCTGCGCACTGGGGCTCGTCGTGACGATGCTCTGCGTGACGGGGGCGGTGATCTGGAGCCGCAAGCGGAAGGCTCGTCGAAGCGCTCGCATCACCTGA
- a CDS encoding cyclic peptide export ABC transporter produces MTSLSMLLGPAGLLRRHALALTLAGLAGVAASAATVALLARINAALHRPAGPLTEMVLAFTGLGLAMLAGRATASALSNRTGQAIIQELRLMLAQRILAAPLDALERYRTHRLVPVLTQDVGMVSGLCLSLPMTVVAASVVVGCVLWLAWLSWQLAVLVLSALALSLALQRWAQERAIVRFEAARSDEDALHKAWRTLGDGAKELRLSRSRRRQLLDGRIARHAADIARAQVQAGDLYALSFEASAALYFLLVALVFAAARLWQLPSEVAGGFVLALLYMKGSLDQVLGFLPFYARARVALGRVDELGSSFSNPESSSAEGTPPPLMHGIALQGVRYAYEAADGVAPFTLGPLDLQLRRGEILFIAGDNGAGKTTLLKLLTGLYRPQQGELLLDGRQVDDAGRDAYRQLFSPVLSDFHLFEELPDTDAPPAERDAAAQAALERLGLAHKLSVRAGRLSSTDLSTGQRKRLAMVHAWAEARPVMVFDEWAADQDPAFRTRFYREFLPALREHGHTLVVISHDERYFDVADRVLVMDGGRLQETAVN; encoded by the coding sequence ATGACCTCCCTCTCGATGCTGCTTGGCCCTGCTGGCCTCCTTCGCCGCCATGCCTTGGCACTGACGCTGGCCGGCCTCGCTGGAGTGGCCGCAAGCGCCGCCACTGTGGCGCTGCTAGCCCGCATCAACGCCGCGCTGCACCGGCCCGCTGGTCCGCTGACCGAGATGGTCCTGGCATTCACTGGCTTGGGCCTAGCTATGTTGGCCGGCCGTGCCACCGCCAGTGCTTTGAGCAATCGCACTGGCCAAGCCATCATCCAGGAGCTGCGGCTCATGCTGGCGCAGCGCATCCTCGCCGCGCCACTGGACGCGCTGGAGCGCTATCGCACGCATCGGCTCGTGCCCGTGCTGACCCAGGATGTGGGCATGGTCAGCGGACTGTGCTTGTCGCTGCCCATGACGGTGGTCGCTGCTAGCGTGGTAGTGGGCTGCGTGTTGTGGCTGGCTTGGCTGTCGTGGCAGCTCGCGGTGCTGGTGCTAAGCGCGCTTGCCTTGTCGCTGGCGCTGCAGCGCTGGGCCCAGGAGCGCGCCATCGTTCGTTTCGAGGCAGCGCGCAGCGATGAGGACGCACTGCACAAGGCCTGGCGCACGCTGGGCGACGGCGCCAAGGAGTTGCGGCTTAGCCGTAGTCGACGCCGACAACTGCTAGACGGGCGCATTGCGCGTCACGCGGCGGACATCGCGCGTGCCCAGGTGCAGGCCGGCGACCTGTATGCACTGTCGTTCGAGGCCAGCGCCGCGCTGTACTTTCTACTGGTTGCGTTGGTGTTCGCGGCCGCGCGCTTGTGGCAACTGCCGTCCGAGGTGGCGGGCGGCTTCGTGTTGGCGCTGCTATACATGAAGGGTTCGCTGGACCAGGTGCTGGGATTCCTGCCGTTTTACGCCCGTGCACGCGTGGCACTGGGCCGAGTCGACGAACTCGGCTCCAGCTTCTCAAACCCCGAGAGCAGTAGTGCGGAGGGTACGCCACCGCCGCTGATGCACGGCATCGCGCTGCAGGGCGTTCGCTACGCTTACGAAGCCGCCGATGGCGTGGCGCCCTTTACGCTCGGTCCGCTGGACTTGCAGCTGCGCCGTGGCGAGATTCTGTTCATCGCCGGTGACAACGGCGCTGGTAAGACCACGCTGCTCAAGCTGCTGACCGGGCTGTACCGGCCGCAGCAAGGCGAGTTGCTGCTGGACGGCCGGCAGGTGGACGACGCCGGCCGAGACGCCTACCGCCAGCTCTTCTCGCCCGTGTTATCGGATTTTCACCTATTCGAGGAACTACCCGACACCGATGCGCCGCCGGCCGAGCGCGACGCCGCCGCACAGGCCGCGCTGGAGCGGTTGGGCCTGGCGCACAAGCTCTCCGTTCGGGCCGGTCGGCTGAGCAGCACGGACCTGTCCACCGGCCAGCGCAAACGCTTGGCCATGGTGCATGCCTGGGCTGAGGCCCGGCCCGTCATGGTGTTCGACGAATGGGCTGCGGACCAAGACCCTGCGTTTCGAACGCGCTTCTACCGCGAGTTCCTGCCCGCGCTGCGCGAGCATGGCCACACGTTGGTTGTCATCTCACACGACGAACGATACTTCGACGTAGCCGACCGAGTGCTCGTGATGGACGGCGGTCGCCTGCAGGAGACTGCGGTCAACTGA
- a CDS encoding helix-turn-helix domain-containing protein: MNINARIAYRLRELRNARGYSLDALAERSGVSRSNISLIERAQSSPTAAVLDKLAVGLSVALASFFEDAAGGTKAAPPSPFIGLAEQPVWQDPASGYKRRRLSPPAPSPLQLVEVVFPPGGRVALDSAVHDADIHQQIWLLAGRMELTVGDTAWTLSTGDCLSMQLNQPVVFHNPGTKPARYLVALTTLARPAHRLASPTVLSARNDP, encoded by the coding sequence ATGAACATCAACGCTCGTATAGCCTACCGTCTGCGCGAGTTGCGCAATGCACGCGGCTACTCGCTTGATGCTTTGGCCGAGCGTAGCGGTGTGAGCCGCTCCAACATCTCTCTCATTGAGCGCGCCCAAAGCAGCCCCACGGCCGCAGTGCTCGACAAGCTGGCCGTCGGCCTGAGCGTGGCACTCGCCTCCTTTTTTGAGGACGCCGCCGGCGGCACGAAGGCCGCGCCGCCTTCACCCTTTATCGGTTTAGCTGAGCAGCCGGTATGGCAGGACCCTGCCTCGGGTTACAAGCGCCGCCGCCTGTCACCACCTGCGCCCTCACCGCTGCAGCTCGTGGAGGTGGTGTTCCCTCCCGGCGGGCGTGTCGCCCTGGACTCTGCCGTACATGACGCGGACATTCATCAGCAGATTTGGCTGCTTGCAGGCCGCATGGAATTGACCGTTGGAGACACTGCTTGGACGCTGTCGACCGGTGACTGCCTATCGATGCAGCTCAACCAACCCGTCGTCTTCCACAACCCCGGTACGAAGCCGGCGCGCTATCTGGTCGCATTGACCACGCTTGCCCGCCCAGCACACCGCCTTGCATCACCAACAGTTTTGTCTGCCAGGAACGACCCATGA
- a CDS encoding aspartate/glutamate racemase family protein — MRIACLHTAESNIAVFDAAARELGIPPDVLRHEVRADLLAAAEGAGGLTADIADTTRLELLSLAQSADAVVLTCSTLGASVDTIAANSRAPILRTDGALAAAAARAGGRIVALCAVETTIDPTSRLFFDAVQQSEATVEVQLVPEAWVMFKAGDLDGYLATIAKAADGAYASGASIVALAQASMSGAAALVSAGPRPLGSPTVGLAAALEAASRHLGLGAMS; from the coding sequence ATGCGAATTGCCTGTCTCCACACTGCCGAGAGCAACATCGCGGTTTTTGACGCCGCAGCAAGGGAACTTGGCATTCCGCCTGATGTTTTGCGCCATGAAGTCCGAGCTGACCTTTTGGCCGCAGCCGAGGGTGCCGGCGGGTTGACTGCCGATATCGCCGACACCACGAGGCTTGAGCTGCTTTCCCTCGCTCAAAGCGCAGATGCCGTGGTTCTAACCTGTTCGACCTTGGGGGCGTCGGTCGACACCATCGCAGCAAACTCGAGGGCCCCCATCCTGAGGACGGACGGTGCGTTAGCGGCAGCAGCAGCCCGTGCGGGCGGCAGAATCGTCGCCTTGTGCGCGGTCGAGACGACCATCGACCCGACGTCTCGTCTCTTCTTCGATGCCGTGCAGCAATCGGAGGCTACCGTCGAGGTACAGCTTGTTCCCGAAGCGTGGGTCATGTTCAAAGCCGGCGACCTGGACGGCTACCTGGCGACCATAGCTAAGGCCGCGGACGGCGCCTATGCAAGCGGTGCTTCAATTGTTGCTCTGGCACAAGCGTCAATGAGCGGTGCCGCCGCGTTAGTTTCAGCAGGCCCGCGCCCCCTTGGCAGCCCAACAGTCGGCCTGGCTGCGGCGCTGGAGGCGGCATCGCGCCACCTGGGTCTGGGCGCAATGAGTTGA